In Brachypodium distachyon strain Bd21 chromosome 5, Brachypodium_distachyon_v3.0, whole genome shotgun sequence, the genomic window ttgataagtagcccgtacatttctcaaaccaaacagcatagtacgatagcaataagccccgaaggggtgataaatgatgtctttatttgatccttagggttcagcggtatctggtgaaaaccagagtacgcgtctacaaaagacaacaactcacaaCCGGCAGTGGACAATCACTTGATCGATTCAAGGTAACggaaaaggatctttgggacatgccttgttcaggctggtgtagtcgatacacatgcgccacaccttggcagcagttgggtcgtctttcttcttctcgaccatgaccgggtttgccagctAGTCCGGATGCAgtacttccatgataaagccggcagctagaagctGGGAcatctcttccgatatgattttccttctgtcgtcggtgaagcgtcgaaggggctgcttcaccggtcttgcgtctggtctgacatgtaatgagtgctcagccaactccctcggcacacccgacAGGTCCtgatttgaccatgcgaagatgtcccgatgctcacggaggaagctggtgagctcgccttcctatttttcacccaggccggcaccaatgatgacggtgcggtccgggaatTCACTGTCGACCTgaatcttcttcgtctccttggATGGCTGAAAAGCCACACTCccatggggattggtcatagccggcaggcGAATCTGTGCCGCCTGGGCCATCGCAACAGCCTCTTGTAACTTTttcttctcgccagcgatgacCAGTGACTCGACCAAAGCAGACCCTGCCGCCGCGCACTCCATTGAacgcttgtagttgccagtaatggttatggtaccatttggccCCGGCATATTCATCTTAAGATAGCCTACGTGGGTAGTcgccatgaatttggccaGTGCCGGTCTACCAAGTAGCGCATAACTAGTCGCCATGGACAACTGCTGAGGGCGATTTGGTCTCTTAtaagtgctagtgaaattgttgacaaaagcttcttcaaagtcTATCTAGCAATTGATGTTGCCTTCCGGCAAAATAttcagccatatccttgccggccctaccagcatctggggtacataacgtaccgcccatctgcgattgccgcctgccacatgcaccgcagtgacatagtcttccagccaatcttccggcttgGTACTACCGTCATATGATCTtgtacccctgggcagctggaaaccctggGCTGGTGTCTCCCTCATGAGCTGATGCGCGAAAcaacgcggtcccggagggccttgctctTCCAAAAGCTCCGACAAATAGATTTTGTCGAGCCAATGCCGGGCATCCAGCGGCGATACTTGTCTGTTCCCAACTCAGgctccgagcgggccgagaTTATCACGTTCTCGCCTGAGATATCCTTCATCACCCATGCCCGAGTACCCGTCATCATAACGGTCTTGCCGGCGATtttcacctcgatacagggggttgcgcACACCCTGCTGatctgcagcagtattgggtgccggaccccgaggttggTGTCCATGACCAGCCGAGTGTCGCTCTTGCTGATCTTGGCGATTGTTGCAGAGACGCAGGCCACTCTGGCTGTCTTCGACTCTCCTGACCATTTGCTTCTCGGCCAAATCCGGGTAATTATGTTCTAGGCGCTTATCTCGGCCTgagttgacactcttgtcCCGTTTGACACCAGGCGAGGACGCTTGCTTGTCAGCCCGGCCATCAGCTGCCGAGTGAATGACTTGAGATGCACCAGGCTTGCCGTGCaatctcatgtatgcctcattctaCTCGTTAGCTGTGCGGAGCAGCTCCTTCACGCACAACTGCTGCAGCCAgagtgcctctcccgtgagattcGGCAACACCTCGGCCGCAGCCTCGGCGGCCCTGAGATTGTTGACAAGGGTGttgtatttcggcttcagTGCCGAGGCGAAACTTGTCGACACCGCGGGCACCCCTCTGCCATCTCTGGCTATCTCGGcgttcaagttcttgccacggttacgcactTCCCCAACTCAGCTAGGGTTAGTCAATGCGGTAGAATTTAGACCATgtgctttgttatactcacggagtgAAATATGAAGTTCTTGCCGAGCGCGAGCCACATCGACGGCCTCCTTCAGCAGCTTTTggcgctccaactccaactccgcctgcagcGGGGCTGGGTTAGCGTTTGACGCTACCGGCGTggtcagccgttcgatggaggcctCGAGCTGAGTCAGCTTTGGCGGCAGAGTcgacgtgccggcttgagcagcgacgttgtccggcttctccaaggggaaCTTTGCCATTCTGCCGGATTTGCTCAGGACTGCGCCGCTCtccgcagtgcccttgccagcatcgacgccgtgagccgtcaccatgacctccacacggtcagcgaGGCAATCGAGatgccggccgcgaaccgGGCAGACGGTGGGGGGATCATCGGCCACCACCATCTGCTCTAGGTACCTGCAAGGACTATCAGTAGCAACATAAACCacatgcatgccgaagttgataAAGTGTCCTACGCAGGGAAGCGGCGCGTTGTTGAAGCAGCTGGCGTTGTTGttgatgaagcccagagagccgaatctctggaccaaatcggagaccacgcgctctccggtgacggGGAgacttcccgtccggatgaaaactccagccagcgccgctgcttgccCCACGGTGGGTGCCAACtatcgtggtggtgtcacggatgccataggatggcttatgttggggccgatggacgaaggtggatccggaggagggaggacatgatgagaaacacgcacaaacacacaagcacacacagatttacccaggttcggagccctcttgccaaGGTAACactcctactcctactttgCTGTATAAGCCGAGATACCAagatctacaatggcgctccttgagctgtattcttgaggaagaagaaggggaaaaccctagaggTCTAAGTGAACCAATCCCCCCATCCAGGAAGGGGTAGTGCTCCTATTTATGGActgcccatgtcacactgacatgtgggtcaagCACTATCGTTATCTTCTAAGGGGCCCACCAGGCACGcgccttggttccctccgggtggcaccgcagggggcaagacaactttacttttcctggcgcCCTACAACAAGTACAGCAGTCGCCTGCCGGCTTCCATCAccgattctctttcggtgttTCTTTGCGCAGTCGCTTGGCACCGCGACGTAAGCGGCGACTGCTTTCCGTGATAAAGAGAACgcttgctttactttgcgccatgagataaggataagaccgttgagccATCTCGGCGGTGGCCGAGATCAGGGTATTTGTCATTATCCTGCAATCatataagacaagatagtcatgccggcatacaatTGGTATGCCGGGTCAGTATTAGTTTGGCTTAAGGATGGCGGCATACATGCCcgtgccggctttgccttcgtcattTTGGCTAAtttgtgtcgtcatgaccccacccggggtcatccccccgacacacCCGTTGCCACCGGCAGAGCTTAGCCGAGGCCAAAACTCAACGTCTCCAAGAAACCTTTGATCTTCTTCTATCTGCAATCAGATTTAGAAGTGCAAATTAATAGCTATAAATAACTGCAAATGCTGCTAAAGTTCAGTGCAATAGAtcatctcaaatttatctCTCTGAATtctcaagcagcagcagcacctctcttcctcctttctcccacgagcagcagcagcatcgcccctcctccttcatCCCATTTGCGGCACCCCCTTCTTCCCTACGAATGGTAGCAGTAGCGCCCCTCCCCTCCATCTCTCCCATCGGCTGCgccccccttcttcctccccatgAGCAGCCGCAGCAACGCCCCTCCCCTCCATCTCCCGCATTGGCGGCGCccaccttcttcctccccaagAATTGTTTGCATTGATAGATCATGTGTACGTCAAATTATATTAGTAGGTACAGTTTTCATGAtaactaaatatttttacataACTCTTCTGTTTATATTCAGATAAATATTTAGATCATGAGCTACCCATTTTATTGTTTATAGAGATATTTATAAGTGTTTTCTTCGTAGCAAATCATTTATGACTAATAGATTTAGCTTattatttaatattttcatttgtgaagaaaaacaatgaaaaataATGTTGAAATGTCATCGCGTAACAGAGTATGTTACGTTTGGCACCATAGAAACAAATTTAACTTAATTACCACCGACAATAACATATTTGGCCTATTTGGGCCTGAAATCATTTTGTTGTTTATTATAGTCCATCGGATATATCTCTAATTATCGCTAATTCTACAAATTGGGCACCGGGCCTGAAACCACTCTAATGTTTATATGTAGCCCATCAAACATACCCATCATTAAATCTGGAGAGTGGATTTTCTACACTCGAGCTTCCTGCTCCGCCTATCCAGCCCGTCGACGGGTGTGTGGcgagccgtcagatcttttCTGGTGACATCAGCAAACGGAGATGACGGTGGCAGGCGTTAGTTGCTTCCCAAGATTCGCGCCAGCAACAAAAATATCTGTTCAccatccttcttcttccccgttgCTCTCTCCCCCTTGTCCAGCAACTGTCCCTCCTCCATGTTGCGGCCGATGGCGGTCAGCGCGGgccacggcagcggcggcaggccAGCTCGTGGCAGTGCATCGTCTATTCCCGCAGACTCTCCTCCACATCTCTCCTccatatctctctctctctcatccaTGTATATGCTGCCCACATGGCGGCTCCTTGTATGGTGATTCCCCATATGGCAGCCCCCATGTCTCATGGCCATGGCACCGCGGCATGTGGCTGCGGCATATGGCGGCCCCCTCTCAGGTCATGGCGTGCCGAAGCCATGTATCAGGGGAGATGgcgtcccccccccccccccccccgctctctctctctctccaaatTCTGTGATTTCTTTCTCCACCCCAGATCCGATCGAAACATCCTACGCTCCCGCCGCACCATGATAACTGAACAGCCCCGTTGTACACCCGTCACTTTCAACCACGACCATCATGCAGTTTCCGTTTTAGTCGCCGTCAGTTGCACGTTAGTTGATCAACTGACAGGATAGCTGGAGCAGAACGCTCGGTAGCAATCAAAACTTTTCCTTAAATCTGCACCGTTAGATGTAAAATCGAACGGTCAGAATgggatgatgtggatcaacgtgaaTGCTTCTCTCGGTACCCCTCacattgcttttagtatataatattTCAATATacatattagttgtcaaaatattacctgtatctagatgctttttaggcatagatacatctatatttgagcaaatttaagacaattaatatgaatcgggtAGAGAGTAGATAAATAGATAAAGAGCCGACTTGGCACTGGCAGTTGCAGACCTAGGCCTATCTTCGTCCACACACAGACACACTGTATAAGTTTTGTCAGCTTGGACAGTCGCACTGTCAACTTCTTTCCTGATAATAAAACACTAGTAATAGAAACTAACGCGGTAAATGGGAGTTAATCATGGCCTAATCGTGACAGCTTATTGTGCATTGAAATTGGTAGAAACTTTTGGCTCGGAAGTACAGGAGCACTTCCGCACGGGAAGTGCACATAAGCACATTTCAAGGCTTCAAGCAAGAAGCCCCAATATGTCCAGTACATCCATCAGCGAACACAGCAGAACTTATTCAGAATCGAGATGCCGTGCTGAACTCAAACGACCGATTGGACCAGCTTCTCCAGGTTCATGTACGACGAGCCGCCAGTCTCCAAAGCAGCCTTCGCTTTCGCCTTGAGCTCCTGAACCTTCCTGATCCTATCTTCCCCTTCGGTTCCTCCGACCATGAGCTTCTCCAATGCCCTTTTCACCTGTTCCATCCTCACCTCCGCCTTCGCAGGCTCGCCGCCGACACCGGTCAGGACGCCCTCCGTGGGCTTGGTCACGCCGACGGACACACCGATCCCAAGCACGTCCACGATCAGCTTCTCGTTCAGGAACTGCTCCGCGGTGAACGGCCAGGCCGCCATGGGCACGCCCGCGGCGACGCTCTCCAGAGTGGATCCCCACCCGCAGTGCGTCAGGAAACCCGCGACGGCCGGGTGCGACAGGATGGGCACCTGCGGCGCCCAGCCACGCACCGCAAGGCACTGGCTGTCCGCGACGCCGTCAGCGTCGGTGTGCTCCTGCAGCCATTTCTTGACGTCGTCAGGCAACGAGTCAGCGCCCTTGATGACCCACAGGACAGGCCAGGGGCACGACACGAGTGACATGCCTAGCTCCATGAACTGCGCGGGCGGCATgcgcccgccgctgccgaaGCTGACATAGAGCACGGACTGGGTCTTCTTGGCGTCCAGCCACGCCATGCACCGCCTCGCGTCATCCGAGGCGTCCGGAGCCGGCGCGCCGTGGCACAGGGAGACGGGGCCGACGGCGAGCACGGTCTTCCCGGTGGCCTCAGCGAGGCGCGCCGCTGAGCCGTGCTCGAGCTCCTCGAAGCTGTTCACCACTATGCCGTCCACGGCCAGCTCGAACTCGCGGAGCTCGCGCAGGCTGTCCTGCCCGATGGAGCAGGATGGCAGGAACTGGAGTGGCAGCTGCCTCCTGGCGAACCGGCACTCgaagggcggcggcaggaCCGGGACGTCGAAGAGCTCGTccagcgacgccgccgcctcgtgcgGCTTGTGCGTGTGCAGGTACTCGCAGCACAGCAGCGCGAACGCGGAGAAGCCGTGGAAGATGAAGCACGGCACGCCGAGCTCGCTCGAGATCCCGTGCGCCCACGTGTTGCACATCCCGGCGATGACGCACTTCGGACGGCGAGAAGGCGATGACGACGCGTTGAGGAGGCGGCAGTGGTCTGCCACGGCGTCGCCGAAGCGCATGGTGGCGTCGAAGAAGGCTGGCACCTTGTCGGGAGAGGGCACGTGGTCGAGCCTCTCGCACCCGGCTGGCAGCCCGGCCTCGACGGACGGGTAAGGGATAGAGGTGACCGTGATCTTGCCAGCAGAGGAGCCGGCCTGGGCGCGGTCCACGCGGCTCTGGACGAGCTGCGCGGTGGCGGGCGTCGTGAGAAtggtgacggcggcgccgtgggcggcgaggaggcagCCGATGTCGACGAGGGGGATGATGTGGCTGGTGGTTGGCCATGGGATGACCACGAAGTGAGGCTCTGGCGACAGGGCGGCCTCCATTAATCTCTCCCGATTCTTCCAAGTAAGGATGCGCTTCAGGTAGCCGTTGGTTTGTTGAGTGTCGGCTCGTTGCAGCCGTGCCTGCACCCCGTGCGCCTCctatatactccgtactccGGAGTACTCTCCACTACCGTCCTGGCGAAGATTTGCCACATGTATAAATTGTAGTTGTGGCTAACCTGGATTTCCAAATTAATTATTGCACCAAATGGAATGAGGTTGGAAGATCGTTTCGCTATGATCAGATCTTCCATGTGTGCTGGCGATAAGGGTCCGTTTGGTTCTCTTGCTCACTTACGTGCTAGCCAGCTAACCGCGGCTGAGCTTAGCTCGCATTGCCTCAGCTATGCATTTGATTAGTCCGCTTAGGCCGGCAAAAGATAGGTGCTAGTCATTTGgttgatttatttttgaggGCAAGTCCAACTACTAACAAAGGATTAGTTCAGCTCAGCTTAGGCGATTTATTTTTGAGGGCAAGCCCAACTACTAGCAACGGATTAGTTCAGCTCAGCTTAGGCAGCCAGCTCGTTTGAATGCGTACACAATTAAAATTGTAAATAGCTATAAAATAGGTAATCACTCATAAGAAACATTGCAACTACAGGACAATTAATTTGAGACATTGGTAAATCATAATTtgaataacaaatttattattcaagaataaataaatgtgtCACGTTATTACATATGCATACATGGCACGATGCTGAAATAAACACTTATCTCAAAAGTTTTAACTAAAATGAATCACATCTTAGTACGCACGTAAGAAGGATAGTTATCCACGACCATCGCCGCACCCACTCTTTGATAGAATGCATTGGACGCCCCTTCAACATGGAAGCCACTTGTTCATTCGTGGCCAGAGATGTCTATAATGCAAGTAGAATGTAGAGAGGGTATTCTTCCATGTCATCTATTATTTTGTATAAGTTGTCATTTGGATTAGTCACGTGTGTGAAACGCATGGTTTCAGACATATCACGTAGAGAATGTGTCATGTCTGTAATTACGTTGTCATCACACTTGACCCTCTTACCTTTGTCACGGCTACCACCTCTAGGGTGCTTTGAAGAAGAGCTTTCACTGTTGGTGTCTTCGGGAAGACAATCCGAATCATATTGCGTTGCAGGATCAACATCGGCATTACTCACATTCTTGTCGCCAACAAAATCCTTGTCACGAGAAGAAACATGGTCATAGGGAGTTTGCAGGATTGAGAACTCTCCCGTAGCATGCTTATCTTGAAATACGTACTCCATATCATCAAATGAAGCAATGGGCACATTGATATACTTTGCCCTTTTGTCTTTGTTCTGGACAATggaaagaaaatcaaaatgtTAGTTTACTAAAGAAAAGACATGATAATGAATGGAAATATAAGTTAACATAGTAGTGTTCACATTCTTCATCCGAACAACCTCCGTCTCTTCATATAAAATTATCTTGTTGACATCATCAAAATTGGCACCACTTAAGTTCTTCGCCTCTAAAATAACCTTCCACTGGGCTTTCAGTTTGTGGAACTTGTGATAAACTTGCCTCTGTGTGAAAACAGTGCCAAACTTTGCGTTGATTTGTTTTGCACACTCCTCGTGATGCAACTCTTTGAAAATAAATTGTTTCCCCTCAGACTGAAATTTCTCTTTGTAATAGCGTAGCATTTCTTCGACAACTTGGGGTTGCCACACCACGTTGTTGCCCGCCATATATCTCTGTAACACAATCTAAGTTTTAGAATACTTAGACAGAATAAAACCCCTAagatgcatatatacatactaTATATGACATTATATATGTATcaaggagagaaaaaatatttatagaAAGCATGATCACAAATTAACTTCACAGAAAAACACTCACAAGTCATTACTGAAAGTAACATAACATAGTATCAACAAATTCATACATAGAGCTTAAGCAACAGAAATTAACCATTCCTAACATTATGTCTATTTCTCCACATATTGGTGCCATGTTATCCCTGTCTCCAAGTACCTCCCTCTGTTCTTGACGCAAATCTCATTGGACACGGCCTGCTGATCTTGGATAATGTTCAAACCAGTTCTGCTCACTATAGACTAGTTCATCAGGTCCCCCATTTAGCAATATCCAGTTGTGAAGGATGCAACATGCTATGACGACTCGTACTTGCGAAGGAAAGGGATAATAAGGTCTAGTTGTGAGAACTTTGAACCAATTCTTTAAAGTCCCAAATGCTCTCTCAACAGTAGTACGAAGGGATGAGTGCCTTAAGTTGAATAACTCATTTGGGGTGCGTGGTTTATAATTACCCCTCCATTCCCGCAAATGATATCGAGTTTGATGAAATGGTGGTAGGAATCCTCTCCTAGCTGCATACCCAGCATCTGCAAGATAGTACTTACCTAACATGACATTACAAAGAAAATTAATCTTTTTATATGTTATAtgtccatatatatatgtgtactA contains:
- the LOC100825168 gene encoding UDP-glycosyltransferase 73D1; the protein is MEAALSPEPHFVVIPWPTTSHIIPLVDIGCLLAAHGAAVTILTTPATAQLVQSRVDRAQAGSSAGKITVTSIPYPSVEAGLPAGCERLDHVPSPDKVPAFFDATMRFGDAVADHCRLLNASSSPSRRPKCVIAGMCNTWAHGISSELGVPCFIFHGFSAFALLCCEYLHTHKPHEAAASLDELFDVPVLPPPFECRFARRQLPLQFLPSCSIGQDSLRELREFELAVDGIVVNSFEELEHGSAARLAEATGKTVLAVGPVSLCHGAPAPDASDDARRCMAWLDAKKTQSVLYVSFGSGGRMPPAQFMELGMSLVSCPWPVLWVIKGADSLPDDVKKWLQEHTDADGVADSQCLAVRGWAPQVPILSHPAVAGFLTHCGWGSTLESVAAGVPMAAWPFTAEQFLNEKLIVDVLGIGVSVGVTKPTEGVLTGVGGEPAKAEVRMEQVKRALEKLMVGGTEGEDRIRKVQELKAKAKAALETGGSSYMNLEKLVQSVV